A window of the Bacteroides thetaiotaomicron VPI-5482 genome harbors these coding sequences:
- a CDS encoding hybrid sensor histidine kinase/response regulator transcription factor, with amino-acid sequence MRKILFKIYLLFFFVGIAQPILSQSPYYYYKQLGIKEGLSQSKVQCVLNDHRGYLWIGTESGLNCYDRDHLKQYLHRPGDERTLPSNNITFIAEDSLCNLWVATMNGICLYDRGSDSFRTLSNNGKPIYVASYLLVEGGILLGGSGAIYKYVYATNKLEPLYYAQDPVYYNPFWQMIRYDEENILLNSRWHGIYSFNMKTYEVKKIESFTENNYTSIYLDSYKRLWVSVYGNGLYCYQGDQLIKHFTASNSPLTYDVIHDIMERDNQLWVATDGGGINIISLDDFSFTNIQQKQDDVHSFPANTIYRLYLDPANNMWAGSIRRGLIGIKNVYACSYQNVPFGNLYGLSNQTINSFFQDSDGIVWVGTDGGGINRFDPVSGTFKHYPATKYEKVVSIVEYTPDELLFFSFNKGLFIFHKKTGQIRPFVLIDKEMNDQTCINGFSVNIQRITKTKILFSAQHIFIYDMVTRKFDIVATMGEEYERHSPLIIATKGAKTYLSDLKNICEYDSSEGTFRTIYQGQYTINDASMDQDGIFWLASTEGLVRYDPRTGKSELINTSLFQDVASVVADNQYRIWIGTRRHLFVYSSRTHNFTTLEEVDGVLPNEFIFHATLLAKNGDVFVGGTTGMTVINSAVHFDTDEDYTVELLDVLLNGLPVSLSEEPQEAAEIIQIPWNFSSLQLKVLLNESDVFRKNFFRFNIEGLDQELASSNSNSLVINYLPIGEYTITASYYTRDGGWSMKQPILHVVVTPPWWKTGWFYVGLYILLGAVAYSIVYYFYRKKKAKQKREIMRLKNKMYEEKINFLTNISHELRTPLTLICAPLKRIINQESDKQDVEKLLVPIYKQAYQMKSIIDMVLDVRKLEEGKDMLHILPHPLNEWVRSVGDKFINEFHVKGIRLEYELDEQIKEVPFDQNKCEFVLSNFLMNALKFSESGTTTTLITTLSQEKDWVRISVRDEGMGLNMVDTDSLFSSFYQGGHEKGGSGIGLSYAKSLITHHKGRVGASNAAGKGAIFYFELPLFTDTCGQLEPASVEAATGVEVNEPDRIDYTFLKKYSVMVVEDTPELRSYLKETLSNYFARVYVAKDGKEGLEQIKDRLPDIIISDVMMPRMNGFELCREVKTNLDISHIPFVLLTAYHNSQNMYTGYKTGADAFLPKPFEIDGLLALIHNQLRQREQIRARYKDDKLLTHKEVSFSNADETFLLKLNTLIADNMSNPDLDVAFIATNMCISRSLLFNKVKAITGMGIVDYVNKQRIEQSIVLLTTTTMNITEISEVVGFSSLRYFSKVFKSIKGEIPSAYRKQDK; translated from the coding sequence ATGAGAAAGATTCTATTTAAAATATATCTATTGTTTTTCTTTGTAGGTATTGCACAACCTATATTGAGCCAGTCTCCTTATTATTATTACAAACAACTCGGAATAAAGGAAGGACTCTCACAGTCGAAAGTACAATGTGTTCTGAATGATCATCGGGGGTATCTTTGGATTGGTACGGAATCCGGTTTGAATTGTTATGACCGTGACCATCTGAAGCAATATCTGCATCGGCCGGGAGATGAAAGAACACTGCCTTCCAACAATATCACTTTTATCGCCGAGGACTCTTTATGCAATCTATGGGTAGCTACGATGAACGGCATTTGCCTTTACGACAGAGGGAGTGATAGTTTCAGAACTTTATCGAATAATGGTAAACCGATCTATGTTGCTTCCTATTTATTGGTTGAAGGAGGAATCTTACTGGGAGGATCAGGAGCTATATACAAATATGTCTATGCCACTAATAAGCTGGAACCTTTGTATTATGCGCAAGACCCTGTTTATTACAATCCCTTTTGGCAGATGATACGTTATGATGAAGAGAATATCCTGCTCAATTCACGTTGGCACGGCATATATTCCTTCAATATGAAGACGTATGAAGTGAAGAAAATAGAGTCGTTTACAGAAAATAACTATACCAGTATCTATCTGGACTCCTACAAGCGTCTGTGGGTAAGTGTTTATGGTAACGGACTGTATTGCTATCAGGGAGACCAGTTGATAAAACACTTTACGGCGTCAAATTCTCCTTTGACGTATGATGTCATTCATGATATCATGGAGAGAGATAATCAGCTTTGGGTAGCCACTGATGGTGGTGGAATCAATATAATCTCTTTAGATGATTTCTCATTTACTAATATTCAACAAAAACAGGATGATGTTCATTCCTTTCCAGCCAATACTATATACCGCCTCTATCTGGACCCGGCCAATAATATGTGGGCAGGCAGTATCAGAAGAGGGTTGATTGGTATAAAGAATGTGTATGCCTGTTCTTATCAGAACGTTCCTTTTGGCAATCTGTACGGATTAAGCAACCAGACTATTAATAGTTTCTTTCAGGATAGTGACGGAATAGTCTGGGTGGGAACTGATGGGGGAGGTATCAACCGGTTTGATCCGGTATCGGGTACCTTCAAACATTATCCTGCCACCAAATATGAGAAAGTTGTCTCCATTGTGGAATATACTCCTGACGAACTGTTGTTCTTCTCCTTTAATAAAGGACTCTTTATCTTTCATAAGAAAACGGGGCAGATACGTCCCTTTGTGCTGATTGACAAGGAAATGAATGATCAGACCTGTATCAATGGTTTTTCTGTCAATATCCAGCGGATAACGAAGACTAAAATTCTTTTCAGTGCCCAGCATATTTTTATATATGATATGGTCACCCGTAAATTTGATATAGTGGCTACTATGGGAGAAGAGTACGAGCGTCATTCTCCACTGATAATAGCTACGAAAGGTGCAAAGACATACCTTTCCGATCTGAAGAATATTTGTGAGTATGATTCTTCGGAAGGGACTTTCCGGACGATTTATCAAGGACAATACACTATCAATGACGCCTCTATGGATCAGGATGGTATTTTTTGGCTGGCTTCTACCGAAGGTTTGGTACGTTATGATCCACGGACAGGGAAGAGTGAACTGATAAATACAAGCCTGTTTCAGGATGTAGCTTCTGTTGTTGCCGATAATCAATATCGAATCTGGATAGGAACGAGACGTCATTTATTTGTTTATTCTTCCCGTACCCATAATTTTACTACCTTGGAGGAAGTAGATGGAGTTTTGCCTAACGAATTCATCTTTCATGCTACTCTTCTGGCCAAAAACGGAGATGTTTTTGTCGGTGGAACTACAGGCATGACGGTGATAAACTCTGCCGTTCATTTTGATACAGATGAGGATTATACGGTCGAACTGCTGGATGTATTATTAAACGGTCTGCCTGTCTCGTTATCCGAAGAGCCGCAGGAAGCGGCTGAAATAATTCAGATTCCCTGGAACTTTTCTTCCCTGCAACTGAAAGTTCTGCTGAATGAAAGCGATGTGTTCCGCAAGAATTTCTTTCGTTTCAATATAGAGGGGCTCGATCAGGAATTGGCGAGTTCCAATTCAAACTCTTTGGTTATCAATTATCTGCCGATAGGGGAGTATACGATTACCGCTTCTTATTATACCCGTGACGGAGGGTGGAGTATGAAACAACCCATTCTGCATGTTGTGGTTACTCCGCCTTGGTGGAAGACCGGTTGGTTCTATGTGGGATTATATATATTGTTGGGAGCAGTGGCTTATAGCATTGTCTACTACTTCTATCGCAAGAAGAAAGCCAAACAGAAGCGGGAGATTATGCGTCTGAAAAATAAGATGTATGAAGAAAAGATTAATTTCCTGACGAATATCAGTCATGAACTTCGCACTCCTCTTACACTGATTTGCGCACCATTAAAGCGTATTATCAATCAGGAGTCGGACAAGCAGGATGTGGAAAAGTTGTTGGTCCCGATCTATAAGCAGGCATACCAGATGAAGAGTATCATCGATATGGTACTCGATGTAAGGAAGCTGGAAGAAGGAAAAGATATGCTGCATATATTGCCGCATCCTTTGAATGAGTGGGTGCGCTCTGTCGGAGATAAGTTCATCAATGAGTTTCATGTGAAAGGTATCAGACTCGAATATGAGTTGGACGAACAGATAAAAGAGGTACCTTTCGATCAGAATAAGTGCGAGTTCGTTCTTTCTAACTTCCTGATGAATGCGTTGAAGTTTAGCGAATCGGGCACCACTACTACACTGATTACCACCTTGTCACAAGAGAAAGACTGGGTTCGGATCTCTGTCAGGGATGAAGGGATGGGACTGAATATGGTAGACACAGACTCTCTTTTCTCCAGTTTCTATCAGGGGGGACATGAAAAAGGAGGAAGCGGCATCGGATTATCCTATGCGAAGAGTCTCATCACACACCATAAAGGAAGAGTGGGCGCTTCGAATGCAGCGGGAAAAGGGGCCATCTTTTATTTTGAACTACCCTTATTCACGGATACTTGCGGACAGCTGGAACCGGCTTCTGTGGAAGCAGCTACAGGCGTGGAAGTGAATGAACCGGATAGAATCGATTATACCTTCCTGAAAAAATATTCAGTGATGGTGGTCGAAGATACTCCCGAACTGCGAAGTTATCTGAAAGAAACGCTGAGTAATTATTTTGCCCGTGTATATGTTGCCAAGGATGGGAAAGAGGGATTGGAACAGATCAAAGACCGATTGCCGGATATTATCATCAGTGATGTCATGATGCCCCGGATGAATGGGTTTGAACTTTGCCGGGAAGTGAAGACTAATCTGGATATCAGCCATATTCCTTTTGTCTTATTGACCGCCTATCATAATTCTCAGAATATGTATACCGGTTATAAGACTGGAGCGGACGCCTTTTTGCCGAAACCTTTCGAAATAGACGGTTTGCTGGCATTGATTCATAATCAGTTGAGGCAGCGCGAACAGATACGGGCAAGATATAAAGATGATAAGCTCTTGACGCATAAGGAAGTGAGCTTTAGTAATGCGGATGAGACTTTCCTGCTGAAATTGAATACATTGATTGCGGATAATATGAGTAATCCGGATCTGGATGTTGCGTTTATAGCTACTAATATGTGTATCAGTCGTTCGTTATTATTCAATAAAGTGAAGGCCATCACGGGTATGGGGATTGTAGACTATGTGAATAAGCAGCGCATTGAGCAGTCAATCGTGTTACTTACTACTACTACCATGAACATTACTGAAATCTCCGAAGTGGTCGGCTTCTCTTCTTTGCGTTATTTCAGTAAGGTTTTCAAGTCTATTAAAGGAGAGATTCCTTCCGCTTATAGGAAGCAGGATAAGTAA
- the topA gene encoding type I DNA topoisomerase, giving the protein MQKNLVIVESPAKAKTIEKFLGKDFKVLSSYGHIRDLKKKEFSIDVDKNFKPDYEIPADKKALVSTLKAEAKEAETVWLASDEDREGEAIAWHLYEVLKLKPENTKRIVFHEITKGAILKAIEQPRNIDLNLVNAQQARRILDRIVGFELSPVLWRKVKPSLSAGRVQSVAVRLIVEREREIHAFKSEAAYRVIAIFLVPDTDGKLVEMKAELSRRIKTKEEAKAFLDACKGATFTIEDITTRPVKKTPPAPFTTSTLQQEAARKLGYTVAQTMMIAQRLYESGFITYMRTDSVNLSEYATASSKDAIIQMMGERYVHPRHFETKTKGAQEAHEAIRPTYMENQSIEGTAQEKKLYDLIWKRTIASQMADAELEKTTATISISKSGDAFTAIGEVIKFDGFLRVYRESYDDENEQEDESRLLPPLKKGQKLEYGPIVATERFTQRPPRYTEASLVRKLEELGIGRPSTYAPTISTIQQREYVEKGNKDGEERTFNVLTLKDNQIKDESHNEVTGAEKSKLFPTDTGTVVNDFLTEYFPDILDYNFTASVEKEFDEIAEGEVKWTSIMKTFYDQFHPAVEKTLSIKTEHKVGERMLGEEPETGKPVSVKIGRFGPVVQIGAADDEEKPRFAQMKKGQSMETITLEEALELFKLPRTLGEYEGKTVTVGIGRFGPYIQHNKVYVSLPKTLDPMKVTLEEAEQLILEKRTKEAERHIKKFDEEPELEILNGRYGPYIAYKGNNYKIPKDIVPQDLSLKSCFDLIKIQDEKGPGTSAKGKRTAKKK; this is encoded by the coding sequence ATGCAAAAAAACCTTGTCATTGTCGAGTCTCCGGCAAAAGCAAAAACGATTGAAAAATTTCTCGGGAAAGATTTCAAAGTCCTTTCTAGTTACGGACATATACGTGATCTGAAGAAGAAAGAATTCAGTATCGACGTAGATAAGAATTTTAAACCCGATTATGAAATTCCGGCAGACAAAAAGGCTTTGGTCAGCACGCTGAAAGCAGAAGCTAAAGAGGCAGAAACCGTATGGCTCGCATCCGATGAGGACCGCGAGGGAGAAGCTATTGCCTGGCATCTGTATGAAGTATTAAAACTAAAACCGGAAAACACAAAGCGAATCGTATTTCACGAAATTACCAAAGGTGCTATTTTAAAAGCAATCGAGCAACCACGCAATATCGACCTCAACCTCGTAAATGCACAGCAGGCACGACGAATCCTGGATAGAATTGTAGGTTTTGAATTGTCTCCTGTACTTTGGAGAAAAGTTAAACCATCTCTGTCGGCAGGACGCGTACAGTCGGTAGCTGTCCGCCTGATTGTAGAACGTGAACGCGAAATTCATGCGTTCAAATCAGAAGCCGCTTACCGGGTTATTGCCATATTCCTGGTTCCCGATACAGACGGCAAGCTGGTAGAAATGAAAGCGGAACTGTCACGCCGTATCAAGACGAAAGAAGAAGCAAAAGCATTCCTTGACGCATGTAAGGGAGCGACTTTTACGATTGAAGATATAACCACCCGTCCGGTAAAGAAAACACCGCCGGCTCCATTCACAACTTCCACCCTGCAACAGGAAGCGGCACGCAAACTGGGATATACCGTAGCACAAACGATGATGATCGCACAACGTTTGTACGAATCCGGATTTATCACTTATATGCGTACGGACTCCGTCAACCTGTCGGAATATGCAACAGCCAGCAGCAAAGACGCTATCATACAGATGATGGGCGAACGCTATGTACATCCGCGCCACTTCGAAACAAAGACGAAGGGAGCACAGGAAGCGCACGAAGCCATTCGTCCGACTTACATGGAAAATCAATCCATAGAAGGCACAGCACAGGAAAAGAAACTGTATGATCTGATCTGGAAGCGCACCATCGCATCACAAATGGCGGATGCGGAACTGGAAAAGACTACTGCTACTATCTCTATAAGCAAAAGCGGTGATGCATTCACTGCCATCGGCGAAGTTATCAAGTTCGATGGTTTCCTACGTGTATACCGTGAGTCTTACGACGATGAGAATGAACAGGAAGATGAGAGCCGTCTGTTGCCTCCTTTAAAAAAAGGCCAGAAACTGGAATATGGACCTATCGTTGCCACTGAACGTTTCACTCAACGCCCGCCACGCTATACGGAAGCAAGCCTTGTACGTAAACTGGAAGAGCTGGGTATCGGTCGTCCGTCCACATACGCTCCTACGATTTCTACTATTCAGCAACGCGAATATGTGGAAAAAGGAAATAAAGACGGTGAAGAGCGTACATTTAATGTGCTGACACTGAAAGACAATCAGATTAAAGATGAAAGTCACAATGAAGTGACGGGAGCAGAAAAGTCGAAACTCTTTCCTACAGATACAGGAACTGTGGTGAATGACTTCCTTACCGAATACTTCCCGGATATTCTGGATTACAACTTTACCGCCAGTGTAGAAAAGGAATTTGACGAAATAGCGGAAGGAGAAGTAAAATGGACTTCGATCATGAAGACTTTCTATGATCAGTTCCATCCGGCAGTAGAGAAGACATTATCCATAAAGACAGAACATAAAGTCGGCGAACGTATGCTGGGAGAAGAACCGGAAACAGGCAAGCCTGTATCTGTGAAAATCGGTCGTTTCGGCCCTGTAGTACAGATCGGTGCCGCAGATGATGAAGAGAAGCCTCGCTTTGCCCAGATGAAGAAAGGGCAGTCCATGGAGACCATTACCCTAGAGGAAGCGCTGGAACTGTTCAAGCTACCGCGTACTTTAGGTGAGTATGAAGGAAAGACTGTCACTGTAGGTATAGGTCGCTTTGGTCCTTACATCCAGCATAACAAGGTATATGTATCACTGCCGAAAACACTTGATCCGATGAAAGTTACTCTGGAAGAAGCAGAGCAGCTGATTCTGGAAAAACGGACGAAAGAAGCAGAACGCCATATCAAAAAATTTGATGAAGAACCGGAACTGGAGATTCTGAATGGTCGGTACGGACCTTACATTGCATACAAAGGTAATAATTACAAGATCCCTAAAGACATTGTTCCTCAAGATCTGAGTTTGAAGAGTTGCTTCGATCTAATCAAAATACAAGATGAGAAAGGTCCTGGCACTTCTGCCAAAGGTAAACGAACCGCAAAAAAGAAATAA
- a CDS encoding LruC domain-containing protein, whose product MQTNNFKSLSMGVLCALSLASCMEKDLYQAPEEKTADEYFGFTTSSSCTVDLNYGLNYQVVFELYAENPLSEDKDGNIIKTKEEPVYRGATDKKGIFNDFISIPSYLTELYLYSDYLGTVSPIQLQITNGKVSFDQQAFIQSKRNAKGTSRGVTNSGYKYPEGFQVLGEWNEIGCPTYLSSTPTEIDGQLMYNIREVFIKPGGSAAMEDYYPEYIGDNVNIEINVKKPTEIGLVMLSSTGTKQNTVGYFTYPTDQKPTDISQVTPIIAYPRISTAVCNSSSTAGSMYTGDRVELKYWDGTKFVNEFPAGVSIAWFLIESSYNQGTKEIMNNKRTFYSIRDLNKSKEHRTIALKNKSGEVVAFGMEDATNFEPTGDNTRKGNFGDAVFYLDFSDGSAIETGGVEELPDKSIDNKEIYNSFKGVLSFEDFWPSKGDYDMNDMIVEYKREIYKSVLTSKVVKVIDTFVPKHDGANWQNGFGYQLTGIANSDIKKITVESGGIVSQFMEGQDREPGQNYPTIILFDNQKAAINKTFTVTIDVAQERFTETAFTPFFNNKFWEQTYSKFNMNPFIIISANTGRDKEAHIVKFPPTSKMNFSYFGTGSDVSRPDEGLYYVNNENMPTGLQISGISVGTKRGTDFLVPVETTSILEAYPKFGDWASSFGASNPYWWKDPDNSKVITQ is encoded by the coding sequence ATGCAAACAAACAATTTCAAATCTCTCTCAATGGGGGTACTATGCGCACTCTCGTTAGCCAGTTGTATGGAAAAGGACTTATATCAGGCTCCAGAAGAAAAAACTGCAGATGAATACTTTGGCTTTACAACATCCTCCAGTTGCACAGTTGATTTAAACTATGGTTTAAATTATCAGGTTGTTTTTGAGTTATATGCCGAAAATCCGCTATCGGAAGATAAGGATGGAAACATTATCAAGACAAAAGAAGAGCCTGTCTATCGCGGGGCTACGGATAAAAAAGGAATCTTTAATGATTTCATATCTATTCCGTCTTATCTTACAGAACTTTACCTTTATTCAGACTATCTTGGAACTGTCAGCCCGATTCAGCTACAAATTACAAACGGAAAAGTATCTTTTGATCAGCAAGCTTTTATACAAAGTAAGAGAAATGCGAAGGGTACGAGTAGAGGGGTTACCAATAGCGGCTACAAATATCCGGAAGGTTTCCAGGTTTTAGGTGAATGGAATGAGATAGGATGTCCTACTTATCTTTCTTCTACTCCAACGGAAATAGATGGGCAGCTCATGTATAATATCCGTGAAGTTTTTATTAAGCCGGGTGGAAGTGCAGCGATGGAAGATTATTATCCTGAATATATAGGTGATAATGTAAATATAGAAATCAATGTTAAGAAACCAACAGAAATAGGACTGGTTATGCTCAGCAGTACAGGTACCAAACAAAACACAGTCGGTTATTTCACCTACCCTACCGATCAGAAGCCGACTGATATAAGTCAAGTTACACCGATCATTGCCTATCCGCGCATATCGACTGCCGTGTGTAATTCCAGCAGTACAGCAGGTAGTATGTATACCGGCGACAGAGTAGAACTGAAATATTGGGATGGCACAAAGTTCGTGAACGAGTTCCCTGCGGGAGTAAGCATAGCATGGTTTCTTATTGAGTCTTCCTACAACCAAGGCACAAAGGAGATTATGAATAATAAACGTACTTTCTATTCTATTCGTGATCTGAATAAGAGCAAAGAACACCGTACCATTGCCCTAAAGAACAAATCAGGAGAAGTCGTTGCATTTGGTATGGAGGATGCAACCAACTTTGAACCGACAGGAGATAATACCAGAAAAGGAAACTTTGGCGATGCCGTATTCTATCTTGATTTCTCAGATGGATCAGCCATTGAGACTGGTGGTGTAGAAGAACTCCCAGACAAATCCATTGACAACAAAGAGATTTATAACTCCTTTAAAGGTGTATTATCATTTGAAGATTTTTGGCCATCCAAAGGAGATTATGACATGAATGATATGATTGTCGAATATAAGCGCGAAATTTATAAGAGTGTTCTCACAAGTAAAGTCGTAAAAGTTATAGATACATTTGTGCCTAAACATGATGGCGCAAACTGGCAAAACGGTTTTGGTTACCAGCTCACAGGTATAGCAAATAGTGATATAAAGAAAATAACCGTAGAATCCGGCGGAATCGTCTCACAATTCATGGAAGGGCAAGACCGGGAACCTGGTCAAAATTATCCCACTATTATCCTTTTTGACAATCAAAAAGCAGCTATAAACAAAACGTTTACTGTAACGATAGACGTCGCCCAAGAAAGATTTACAGAAACAGCATTTACTCCTTTCTTTAATAACAAATTTTGGGAACAAACATACAGCAAATTTAATATGAACCCCTTTATCATCATTTCTGCCAATACAGGACGTGATAAAGAAGCACATATTGTGAAATTCCCTCCAACAAGTAAAATGAATTTCTCTTATTTCGGCACAGGTAGTGATGTATCCAGGCCTGATGAGGGATTATATTATGTAAATAATGAGAATATGCCAACGGGACTGCAGATTAGCGGTATCAGTGTAGGAACTAAACGTGGTACCGATTTCCTTGTACCAGTAGAAACGACAAGCATTTTGGAAGCGTATCCTAAATTTGGTGACTGGGCATCCAGCTTCGGCGCTTCCAATCCATATTGGTGGAAAGACCCTGATAATTCGAAAGTAATTACCCAATAA
- the argS gene encoding arginine--tRNA ligase, translating to MKIEDKLVASVINGLKALYGQEVPEKMVQLQKTKKEFEGHLTLVVFPFLKMSRKGPEQTAQEIGEYLKANEPAVAAFNVIKGFLNLTIASATWIELLNEIQSDEEYGLVKATETSPLVMIEYSSPNTNKPLHLGHVRNNLLGNALANIVAANGNRVVKTNIVNDRGIHICKSMLAWKKYGNGETPESTGKKGDHLVGDYYVSFDKHYKAELAELMEKGMTKEEAEAASPLMQEAREMLVKWEAGDPEVRALWEMMNNWVYAGFDETYRKMGVGFDKIYYESNTYLEGKEKVMEGLEKGFFFKKEDGSVWVDLTAEGLDHKLLLRGDGTSVYMTQDIGTAKLRFADYPIDKMIYVVGNEQNYHFQVLSILLDKLGFEWGKGLVHFSYGMVELPEGKMKSREGTVVDADDLMEEMVSTAKETSQELGKLDGLTQEEADDIARIVGLGALKYFILKVDARKNMTFNPKESIDFNGNTGPFIQYTYARIQSVLRKAAESGIVIPEQIPAGIELSEKEEGLIQLVADFAAVVKQAGEDYSPSIIANYTYDLVKEYNQFYHDFSILREENEAVKVFRIALSANVAKVVRLGMGLLGIEVPSRM from the coding sequence ATGAAGATAGAAGATAAACTTGTAGCGTCCGTCATCAACGGACTAAAAGCACTTTACGGTCAGGAAGTCCCTGAGAAGATGGTGCAGTTGCAAAAAACGAAGAAAGAATTTGAAGGACATTTGACACTGGTCGTGTTCCCTTTTCTGAAAATGTCAAGAAAAGGACCGGAACAGACAGCGCAGGAAATTGGCGAATATCTGAAGGCGAACGAACCGGCTGTAGCTGCTTTCAATGTAATAAAAGGCTTTTTGAATCTGACTATTGCATCGGCTACCTGGATTGAGTTGCTGAATGAGATTCAGTCGGATGAAGAGTACGGCCTGGTGAAAGCTACCGAAACTTCTCCGTTGGTGATGATTGAGTATTCTTCACCGAATACCAACAAGCCGCTTCACTTAGGTCATGTGCGCAACAATCTTTTGGGAAATGCGCTGGCTAACATTGTGGCTGCAAACGGAAACAGAGTAGTAAAGACGAATATAGTAAACGACCGTGGTATCCATATCTGCAAATCCATGCTGGCATGGAAGAAATACGGAAACGGCGAAACTCCTGAAAGCACCGGCAAGAAAGGTGATCATCTGGTAGGCGACTACTATGTGTCTTTCGACAAGCATTATAAAGCGGAACTTGCCGAACTGATGGAAAAAGGCATGACGAAAGAGGAAGCGGAAGCTGCTTCTCCGTTGATGCAGGAAGCCCGCGAAATGTTGGTGAAATGGGAAGCCGGTGATCCGGAAGTACGTGCCCTGTGGGAGATGATGAACAACTGGGTGTATGCCGGATTTGATGAGACTTACCGGAAGATGGGGGTCGGCTTCGATAAGATATATTATGAATCCAATACTTATCTTGAAGGAAAAGAGAAAGTAATGGAGGGACTGGAAAAAGGCTTTTTCTTCAAAAAAGAAGACGGCTCTGTCTGGGTTGACCTGACTGCCGAGGGGCTGGATCATAAGCTGCTTCTTCGTGGCGATGGAACCTCTGTTTATATGACGCAGGATATTGGCACGGCCAAACTTCGTTTCGCTGATTATCCGATTGATAAAATGATTTATGTCGTTGGTAACGAACAGAATTATCACTTCCAGGTACTTTCTATTCTGTTGGATAAACTCGGTTTTGAATGGGGTAAAGGCCTTGTACATTTCTCTTATGGTATGGTAGAATTGCCGGAAGGTAAGATGAAATCTCGTGAAGGAACAGTCGTTGATGCCGATGACCTGATGGAAGAGATGGTATCGACTGCAAAAGAAACTTCGCAGGAACTCGGAAAACTGGATGGTCTGACGCAGGAAGAAGCAGATGATATTGCCCGTATTGTCGGTCTGGGTGCTTTGAAGTACTTTATTCTCAAAGTAGATGCCCGTAAGAATATGACTTTCAATCCGAAAGAGTCTATCGACTTCAATGGTAATACAGGACCGTTCATTCAATATACGTATGCCCGTATTCAGTCTGTGCTTCGTAAAGCGGCTGAGTCTGGAATTGTGATACCTGAACAGATTCCTGCTGGTATCGAACTGAGCGAGAAGGAAGAAGGATTGATTCAGTTGGTTGCTGACTTTGCGGCAGTTGTAAAACAGGCCGGAGAAGACTACAGTCCGTCTATTATCGCGAATTATACCTATGATCTGGTGAAAGAATATAATCAGTTCTACCATGATTTCAGCATTCTGCGTGAAGAGAATGAGGCGGTAAAAGTATTCCGTATTGCTCTGTCTGCCAATGTAGCAAAAGTGGTTCGTTTAGGAATGGGCTTGTTGGGCATTGAGGTACCTTCCAGAATGTAA
- a CDS encoding HU family DNA-binding protein: protein MNKSELISAMAAEAQMSKADAKKALDAFISSVTNAMKAGDKVALVGFGTFSVSERAARTGINPSTKAAITIPAKKVAKFKAGAELSAAVE, encoded by the coding sequence ATGAATAAGTCTGAACTTATTAGTGCAATGGCTGCTGAAGCTCAAATGAGTAAAGCCGATGCGAAGAAAGCTCTTGATGCTTTCATTTCTTCAGTTACTAACGCTATGAAAGCTGGTGATAAGGTAGCTTTGGTTGGTTTTGGAACGTTCTCTGTAAGTGAAAGAGCAGCAAGAACCGGTATTAATCCTTCTACAAAGGCAGCTATTACTATTCCTGCTAAGAAAGTAGCTAAATTTAAAGCTGGTGCTGAATTGTCTGCAGCTGTTGAATAA